CTTTATCATTTGGGACCGCCTGATCCGCCCGGACGGGCTGTCGGTGCAACTGGCCTCGCCGGCGACCGACGATCTCGGCCAGGCCGGGGCGACCGGCAAGGTGGATACCCACTTCGCCAAGCGTTTCGGCTCGTCCATGCTTTTGTCGATCGTCAACGGCCTGTCGACCATAGCCAGCGGCAAGAGTTCGTCGACCATCGTCATCGGGACATCCTCGGATGCCTCCGGCGTCATCGGCGAGGCGCTGTCCAACGACATCAAGATCCCGCCGACGATCAAGGTGCCGCAGGGCGCGCCGATCCAGGTCTTCGCCGCGCGCGATCTCGATTTTAACCAGTAGGACAATGCCCGTGGCCGAAGACAGCGTGGTGGCACTGGATGGCGTTTACCTGCGCACCTATCTCCGGCCCTTCCTGCCGTTTCTCGAACGCGATGATGTCACTGAAATCCTGGTCAACCAGCCGGGTGAAATCTGGATCGAGGCCTCCGGCCAGCCGCACATGCAGCGGATTGACAATCCGGAGATTGACGATCTGCTTCTGAGCCGCCTGGCGGCGCAGATCGCCCGCGTGGCGCACCAGGGCATCAACCGCGAAAACCCTCTGCTGGCGGCGTCATTGCCGACCGGAGAGCGCGTCCAGCTTGTCGGTCCGCCAGCGGCGAAGCACTGGGCTTTGGCCATCCGCCGCCATCGCATGGTCGATCTGTCGCTCGATGCCTATGATCGCGGCCCGATCCCCGATACCGGCGCCAAGGGCAAGCGTGACGATCTCGCGTTTGCCCGCAAGGAACCTGTCAGGTTCCTGAAAGAAGCGGTACAGGCGCGCAAGACCATACTGATCTCCGGCGGCACGTCCTCCGGCAAAACGACCTTCCTCAACGCCATGCTGAAGACCATTCCGGCGAATGAGCGCATCATCCTGGTCGAGGACACGCCGGAAATTGCCGACAATCACGCCAACTCACTACGTTTGGTGGCGGTGAAAGGCGAGATGGGCGAGGCGCGCGTGACCATCAACGACCTGTTGCAGGCCAGCCTTCGCCTGCGGCCGGACCGGATCATCGTTGGTGAAATCCGCGGTGAGGAGGCGGTGACCTTCCTGCGCGCCATCAATACCGGGCATCCCGGTTCGTTCACCACGGTCCATGCCAATACGCCGAAGGGCGCTTTGGAACAAATCGCCCTGATGGTCATGCAGTCGGGCACGCAACTGACGCGCGCCGAGACGCTGTCCTATGCCGCGTCGCTGATCGATGTGGTGGTGCAGTTGTCGCGCACCGGCGGCGAGCGCATTATTTCGGATATTGAGCTGCCGAACCGATAAACCGTCCGTCCTTCAGGACCAAAAGAGCCAGCACCGCCATGATGGCGATGCCGAAGACGGTGTCCCACCACATCAGGCCGGGCGTATTTTGCGTGATGATCGCCGGCGTGCCTTTGAAAACATCATTGGCGGACACGACGATAATGGCGCCGAACAGGTTGTTGGCAAAATGCAGACCCCAGCCGAAGGCCAGGCCGCCGGTGCGGATGGCGATCAGCGACAGGACAAAGCCCAGCACCGTGGCGCCGACGGCCTGGGGCAGGCCGTTCGGGATGTGCAGAGAACCGAAAGCGACGGCGGCGATGGCGGCGGCGACCATCGGGCGTTTTGTGGCCAGCAGCAGGCTTTGCGTCAGATAGCCGC
This sequence is a window from Asticcacaulis sp.. Protein-coding genes within it:
- the virB11 gene encoding P-type DNA transfer ATPase VirB11; the encoded protein is MPVAEDSVVALDGVYLRTYLRPFLPFLERDDVTEILVNQPGEIWIEASGQPHMQRIDNPEIDDLLLSRLAAQIARVAHQGINRENPLLAASLPTGERVQLVGPPAAKHWALAIRRHRMVDLSLDAYDRGPIPDTGAKGKRDDLAFARKEPVRFLKEAVQARKTILISGGTSSGKTTFLNAMLKTIPANERIILVEDTPEIADNHANSLRLVAVKGEMGEARVTINDLLQASLRLRPDRIIVGEIRGEEAVTFLRAINTGHPGSFTTVHANTPKGALEQIALMVMQSGTQLTRAETLSYAASLIDVVVQLSRTGGERIISDIELPNR